From a region of the Zingiber officinale cultivar Zhangliang chromosome 10B, Zo_v1.1, whole genome shotgun sequence genome:
- the LOC122029454 gene encoding uncharacterized protein At4g22758-like encodes MLSRWDGQREWRLQRRAQAQPLTQATRIDRRSWSRNPKPGTPDFASTMTERKMSKRCPKSPTTAGVSGSRLRGRRSALSSRRRFPLPRAMRVLPRTSSEPLLRTVRSFLVSSFDCGIKRRSALNLHDFHDSSSLPRDSVSFDEGAKMVVSVAVEGSPGPIRAIVKMGASVEEAIALVVDRYSREGRIPLLDRRSAGSFQLYYSHFNLQSISKSDKIGEVGGRSFYLHTNRHFDTFHFESASSDLTPQSIPSDFFLAFVTKGLQKIGRRTRKIWRMVACIACIFD; translated from the exons ATGTTAAGTAGGTGGGATGGCCAGCGCGAATGGCGACTCCAACGGCGCGCACAGGCACAGCCGCTGACGCAAGCAACACGCATAGATAGAAGAAGCTGGAGTCGTAACCCCAAGCCGGGGACGCCTGACTTCGCTTCCACGATGACTGAGCGGAAAATGTCCAAACGCTGCCCCAAAAGCCCGACTACCGCCGGGGTCAGCGGCAGTCGCCTCCGCGGTCGTCGCTCCGCTCTCTCCTCCCGCCGTCGCTTCCCCCTACCGAGGGCTATGCGGGTCCTACCCCGTACCTCCTCGGAGCCCCTGCTTCGGACCGTCCGATCCTTCCTCGTTTCCAGCTTCGATTGCGGAATCAAGCGCCGATCGGCCTTAAACCTCCACGACTTCCATGATTCCTCCTCGCTTCCTCGAGATTCGGTTTCGTTTGAT GAAGGGGCAAAGATGGTGGTGAGCGTGGCGGTGGAGGGGAGCCCCGGGCCGATCAGGGCGATTGTGAAGATGGGAGCCAGCGTGGAGGAGGCGATCGCGTTGGTGGTGGATAGGTACAGCAGGGAGGGAAGGATTCCCTTGCTTGACCGGCGATCTGCTGGTTCTTTCCAGCTCTACTACTCCCATTTCAATCTCCAGA GCATAAGCAAAAGTGACAAGATTGGAGAAGTTGGTGGCAGGAGTTTTTATCTTCACACAAACAGACACTTCGACACCTTCCACTTTGAAAGCGCAAGCAGTGATCTGACACCACAGAGTATTCCATCTGACTTTTTTCTTGCATTTGTGACTAAAGGATTACAGAAGATTGGCAGGCGAACGAGAAAAATATGGAGGATGGTGGCTTGTATTGCATGCATATTCGATTGA
- the LOC122029453 gene encoding uncharacterized protein LOC122029453, producing the protein MDDQSRSSAPVESLVSRLDQFDLRLRQIEEKQRLLPAPECYFTADVKLLAKKRRGGGGGGGGGQHCRYTSLSAMHDLEIKDALLDRLHMLETRIRQLSSELDKDIGGGGASPAETVVRAEKNKESGGARSWRSVVSFKSGARELPSQKPIIIKVKELEKAVGAAEKAVGAACQTERRRAERARLYRRWLTVGC; encoded by the exons ATGGACGACCAAAGTCGATCATCTGCTCCGGTGGAATCCCTCGTCAGCCGGCTCGACCAATTTGATCTTCGG TTGAGGCAGATAGAGGAGAAGCAGAGACTCCTTCCTGCACCGGAATGCTACTTCACCGCCGACGTGAAGCTCTTGGCGAAGAAGCgccgcggcggcggcggcggcggcggcggcggccaacACTGCCGATACACTTCCCTGTCCGCCATGCACGACTTGGAAATAAAGGACGCTCTTTTGGACCGTCTCCACATGCTCGAGACGCGAATCCGTCAG CTGAGTTCGGAGCTGGACAAGGACATCGGCGGTGGCGGCGCCTCCCCTGCGGAGACTGTAGTGCGCGCAGAGAAGAACAAGGAGAGCGGCGGCGCCCGGTCGTGGAGGTCGGTGGTTTCGTTCAAGAGCGGCGCCCGTGAGCTCCCGAGTCAGAAGCCCATCATCATAAAG GTGAAGGAGCTGGAAAAAGCGGTGGGCGCGGCGGAGAAGGCGGTGGGCGCCGCTTGCCAGACCGAGAGGAGACGGGCGGAGCGTGCGCGGCTCTATCGGAGATGGCTCACGGTTGGATGCTGA